GAGGGGATACCCCGGAGGATGGGCGATGCCTAAGGTGTAAGCAACGCTGATAAGCTCACCGGAATCATGAAATCCCACGGTTGGAGTTAATGTATGCAAATAAACCCCAAAAGAAACAAAGAAAACAACAAGCCCAAATAGGTAATCTATTGTGTTAAATGGCTTTAAAATAAACTTATCTTCCTTAAAAAGATTGAAAATCTTAGACATTTCCTTTTCTTTTTGTAACTATTCACCCTATAGGGAAATAAGGAATGTATATGTTTAGATAATGTTAAGGAAAATAATGAAGCCAAAGA
The genomic region above belongs to bacterium and contains:
- a CDS encoding DUF2723 domain-containing protein, producing MSKIFNLFKEDKFILKPFNTIDYLFGLVVFFVSFGVYLHTLTPTVGFHDSGELISVAYTLGIAHPPGYPLYTLLGKVFITLIPIGNIAYRMNMQSALFASLCVMMVYFVTLRLIPNSKY